Proteins from one Ignavibacteriota bacterium genomic window:
- a CDS encoding efflux RND transporter periplasmic adaptor subunit translates to MKTSTTAVLRAIATLSLTGAALLFSSCKSADADPKKEAATENIVNVRVETVTPSEFRENLQLTGTVIAGDDITVPAEEGGRVTEWVVARGARVKKGQVIARLDDALLRAGFDAANAQYQLAELTATRQDKVFQEQGISEWQNKSFQYQRDAARAQTDLMKARLEKAQIKSPIAGIVDYRFVDAGEMVGPGAPVARVVDISRLKVSAGVPERYAGSFRLGDNTRFTVDALSGRTFHGRITFVGAAVSKDNRTIPVEISVTDGGGLLKPDMITKILFTLSARSNVITIKEDYVQQVDRETFVVFCAEGDIAREHRVKLGPSSNGFVVIESGLEKGDQLITLGFQNVAEGQKLLIQK, encoded by the coding sequence ATGAAAACCAGCACCACTGCAGTTCTGCGCGCGATCGCGACACTGTCGCTGACCGGCGCCGCGCTCCTGTTCTCGTCCTGCAAATCCGCGGACGCGGACCCCAAAAAAGAAGCAGCCACGGAGAACATCGTCAACGTGCGTGTCGAGACCGTGACTCCCTCCGAGTTCCGTGAAAACCTCCAACTTACCGGCACTGTGATCGCCGGCGACGACATCACCGTTCCTGCCGAGGAAGGCGGACGCGTCACGGAATGGGTCGTCGCGCGTGGCGCCCGTGTCAAAAAGGGCCAGGTGATCGCGCGGCTCGACGACGCCCTCCTCCGCGCCGGTTTCGACGCGGCCAACGCCCAGTATCAACTTGCCGAGCTCACTGCAACGCGGCAGGACAAGGTGTTCCAGGAGCAGGGCATCTCGGAATGGCAGAACAAAAGTTTTCAGTACCAGCGCGACGCCGCCCGGGCTCAAACCGACCTCATGAAGGCGCGTCTCGAAAAGGCGCAGATAAAAAGTCCCATTGCCGGCATCGTCGACTACCGTTTTGTCGATGCGGGCGAGATGGTCGGACCAGGAGCTCCCGTCGCGCGTGTCGTCGACATTTCACGCCTCAAGGTGTCGGCAGGTGTGCCGGAACGCTACGCGGGCAGCTTCCGCTTGGGCGACAATACTCGATTCACCGTCGACGCCCTCAGCGGTCGTACCTTCCACGGGCGCATCACCTTCGTTGGTGCGGCAGTGTCGAAGGACAACCGCACGATCCCCGTCGAAATTTCCGTTACCGACGGTGGCGGACTGCTCAAACCCGACATGATCACAAAAATCCTGTTTACTCTCTCGGCGCGCTCGAATGTGATCACGATCAAAGAGGATTACGTACAGCAGGTCGACCGTGAGACCTTTGTTGTCTTCTGCGCGGAGGGCGACATAGCTCGTGAACACCGTGTGAAGCTCGGACCCAGTTCCAACGGATTTGTGGTCATCGAGAGCGGACTGGAGAAGGGCGATCAGCTCATTACACTCGGTTTCCAGAACGTGGCCGAGGGGCAGAAACTCCTCATCCAGAAGTAA
- a CDS encoding TolC family protein, producing the protein MRHITLLALIAVIAATGVVPSVAQRTLTLNDAVNEALKNNRQLAMARLEQDKADYRVAEAIGNALPNVTASGTYSRAIKKQVFFLPRAIFEPGASGYAPLEFGLDNTFQFGFSATQILFNSAVFTGVGTAKIYQKASREMYRSEYNKTIASVKRAFYGALLSRSVRDMMQASLKNAEDNLANVRTMNTQGLVSDYDFIRAEVQVGNVRPAVIEAERAVLMATNGLKVLLGIAPSEEITLSGSLDFDPIDPGVIENAEKVAIAENAGLRALEFQRQVSDELVSIYRSESYPTLAAFGNYQWQAQKNDFKLTSNDLVRTSTVGLSLNLNLFNGFQTRSRVNQAQVDFLKTDEQVKFTRDALVMQVQNLVLRLEEARKRFESQTRTVEQAEKGYKIATTRYSAGTGTQLEINDADIALMRSRVNRVQAVYDYSVARADLEEILSAILPE; encoded by the coding sequence ATGCGACACATCACACTCTTAGCATTGATTGCCGTTATCGCGGCAACGGGCGTTGTTCCCTCTGTGGCGCAGCGCACGCTGACGCTCAACGACGCCGTGAACGAAGCCCTCAAGAACAACCGCCAGCTCGCCATGGCGCGGCTCGAGCAGGACAAGGCCGACTACCGCGTGGCCGAGGCCATCGGAAATGCGCTGCCCAATGTCACCGCGTCGGGCACATATTCGCGCGCCATCAAGAAGCAGGTGTTCTTCCTGCCGCGCGCCATTTTCGAGCCAGGCGCGTCGGGATACGCCCCTCTGGAATTCGGTCTCGACAACACATTCCAGTTCGGATTTTCCGCCACACAAATCCTGTTCAATTCGGCCGTCTTCACCGGCGTCGGCACCGCCAAGATTTATCAGAAGGCCTCGCGCGAGATGTACCGCAGCGAGTACAACAAGACGATAGCCAGCGTCAAGCGCGCCTTCTACGGTGCCCTCCTCTCGCGCAGTGTGCGCGATATGATGCAGGCCAGTCTGAAAAACGCCGAGGACAACCTCGCGAACGTCCGTACGATGAACACGCAGGGCCTCGTATCCGATTACGACTTCATCCGCGCCGAGGTACAGGTGGGCAATGTGCGTCCGGCCGTGATCGAGGCCGAGCGCGCCGTGCTTATGGCCACAAACGGACTGAAGGTGCTGCTCGGCATTGCGCCGTCGGAGGAAATCACTCTGTCGGGTTCGCTGGACTTCGACCCCATCGATCCCGGAGTCATTGAGAACGCCGAGAAAGTCGCCATCGCCGAGAACGCGGGTTTGCGCGCGTTGGAATTTCAGCGGCAGGTCAGCGATGAACTCGTGAGCATCTATCGATCCGAATCGTATCCGACACTCGCAGCATTCGGCAACTACCAGTGGCAGGCGCAGAAAAACGACTTCAAACTGACGAGCAACGATCTCGTGCGCACCTCCACCGTGGGCCTCTCGTTGAACCTGAACCTGTTCAACGGCTTCCAGACGCGCTCGCGCGTCAATCAGGCGCAGGTCGACTTTCTGAAGACCGACGAGCAGGTCAAGTTTACGCGAGACGCGCTGGTGATGCAGGTGCAGAATCTGGTGCTGCGTCTCGAGGAGGCGCGCAAACGGTTCGAATCGCAGACGCGCACGGTCGAGCAGGCCGAGAAGGGCTACAAGATCGCCACAACGCGCTATTCCGCGGGCACCGGCACACAGCTCGAAATCAACGACGCGGATATTGCCCTCATGCGCTCGCGGGTCAACCGCGTGCAGGCCGTCTATGATTACAGCGTGGCACGCGCGGATCTCGAGGAAATTCTCAGCGCCATCCTTCCCGAATAA
- a CDS encoding TetR/AcrR family transcriptional regulator, whose amino-acid sequence MDNTLTRKERERLTRRQDIITAARDVFAIRGYADATLDEIAARAEFGKGTLYGYFENKEDLFEAVIVEGLDDLLALAQKNFSNSDEALANSYRRFAHEMLTFLVENRALFTLIMREVHRVSPRQALLEKFQILITEVEKPLLRSLPAEIRERFNTSHIAFMYLTNVFTLYRCVAPPLDSHCLFTPLQVSLTPTETETAAALGLLDLVFFDGMHSVVASGDTH is encoded by the coding sequence TTGGATAACACGCTTACACGAAAGGAACGAGAGCGCCTGACCCGTCGTCAGGACATCATCACTGCGGCGCGTGACGTGTTTGCGATTCGCGGCTATGCGGATGCAACACTCGATGAAATTGCAGCACGCGCGGAATTTGGGAAAGGGACATTGTACGGGTATTTCGAGAACAAGGAAGATTTATTCGAGGCGGTGATCGTCGAAGGTCTCGACGATCTTCTCGCATTGGCCCAGAAAAACTTCTCCAACTCGGATGAGGCGCTTGCCAACAGTTACCGGCGTTTTGCCCACGAGATGCTGACCTTTCTTGTGGAAAACCGAGCGTTATTCACTCTGATCATGCGGGAGGTACACCGCGTATCTCCACGACAGGCATTGCTCGAAAAGTTCCAGATCCTGATCACGGAAGTGGAAAAACCGTTGCTCCGATCGCTGCCCGCCGAAATTCGTGAACGGTTCAACACATCGCACATTGCCTTCATGTACCTGACGAACGTGTTCACGCTGTACCGATGTGTTGCACCACCCCTCGACAGCCACTGTCTCTTCACGCCGTTGCAGGTCTCGCTAACTCCAACAGAGACTGAAACCGCAGCGGCATTGGGACTTCTGGATCTTGTGTTTTTCGACGGCATGCACTCCGTTGTAGCGTCCGGCGACACCCATTGA
- a CDS encoding divergent polysaccharide deacetylase family protein has product MDLFGERFDDEGEDLGPQPEASERRLRGGVRRRLWLIALLAGIGILCYVGEKYAVLVQPSIEKLRASRDLQSVKSVEEEVRSILENYGITDSWVRKRSVGLEGIDSVRDVWTVSIPGDVPVASVTHDLSVLAERYQGRAYAVEDAKTRQVYVHIKFRDMVRYTLVFQPTAGIRRREGSIALLVDGLEDCDESELEAFMASRDPVGCIIIPGRSSGPLYEQVRVRNKDIVLHLHVFATRQEVNRLAFSDDLRESEMRWKVRNIVKGYQASGYFFMTSERALGSNARFVQTEFENQGFQMVDAASLFFIDRTSELSNMTSRMNDLAASAMRNGTAIGVVKLEESTMSFLHDEMVRLRKKGLDFTSMRSLLAHRK; this is encoded by the coding sequence ATGGACCTTTTCGGCGAGCGCTTCGACGACGAAGGGGAGGATCTCGGTCCGCAGCCCGAGGCCTCCGAACGCCGTCTCCGCGGCGGTGTCCGCCGCCGCCTCTGGCTTATTGCCCTGCTTGCTGGTATCGGCATACTCTGTTATGTGGGTGAAAAATACGCGGTGCTCGTGCAGCCCAGTATCGAGAAACTGCGCGCCTCGCGCGATCTGCAGTCCGTGAAGTCCGTGGAGGAGGAGGTTCGCTCCATCCTCGAAAATTACGGAATAACGGACAGTTGGGTCCGAAAAAGGTCGGTCGGTCTGGAGGGCATCGACAGCGTGCGCGACGTCTGGACTGTGAGCATTCCCGGCGACGTCCCCGTCGCGTCGGTGACCCACGATCTGAGCGTCTTGGCGGAGCGGTACCAAGGCCGCGCATACGCGGTGGAGGACGCCAAAACGCGACAGGTGTACGTCCACATCAAATTCCGCGACATGGTCCGCTACACCCTGGTCTTCCAGCCGACTGCCGGCATTCGCCGCCGTGAGGGGAGCATTGCGCTGCTGGTGGACGGACTTGAGGATTGCGACGAGTCCGAGCTTGAGGCGTTTATGGCCTCGCGCGATCCCGTTGGGTGCATCATCATTCCGGGCAGAAGTTCCGGACCGCTGTATGAACAGGTGCGTGTGCGCAACAAGGATATCGTTCTGCACCTGCATGTGTTCGCCACAAGGCAGGAAGTGAACCGTCTGGCATTTTCCGACGATCTACGGGAATCGGAGATGCGCTGGAAGGTGCGCAATATCGTGAAGGGGTATCAGGCGTCCGGCTATTTCTTCATGACATCCGAGCGCGCTCTCGGTTCCAACGCGCGTTTTGTGCAGACCGAGTTCGAAAATCAGGGCTTTCAGATGGTGGACGCCGCCTCGCTGTTTTTTATCGACCGCACGTCGGAGCTGTCGAACATGACCTCGCGAATGAACGATCTGGCCGCGAGCGCCATGCGCAACGGCACCGCGATCGGCGTCGTGAAGCTGGAGGAGTCCACCATGAGTTTCCTGCACGACGAAATGGTGCGGCTCAGAAAAAAGGGACTGGACTTCACGAGCATGCGCTCGCTGCTTGCGCATCGCAAATGA
- a CDS encoding enoyl-CoA hydratase/isomerase family protein produces the protein MEFTHLLLDISDSIATVTLNRPDKLNALNAATFADLDAVFHALENDTTVSVVIVTGAGEKAFVAGADIAELSRQGALSGQQFARSGQEVFDRIERFPKPVIAAVNGFALGGGCELALACHIRIAAENAKFGQPEVNLGIIPGYGGTQRLARLIGAGRAAELLLTAAMIDAQEAYRIGLANKVVPRGEAAAAAREMAATIASKGQVAVRHCLAALHAVHETSLAEGLRIEAALFGLTCASDDFREGTQAFLEKRAATFTGK, from the coding sequence ATGGAATTCACCCACCTCCTGCTCGACATCAGCGACTCGATCGCAACGGTGACCCTGAACCGGCCCGACAAATTAAACGCGCTGAATGCTGCGACTTTCGCCGATCTCGATGCCGTGTTCCATGCGCTCGAAAACGACACCACTGTGTCGGTGGTGATTGTGACCGGTGCCGGTGAAAAGGCCTTTGTCGCCGGTGCGGATATCGCGGAACTCAGCAGGCAGGGCGCACTTTCAGGCCAGCAGTTTGCGCGCTCAGGCCAGGAGGTCTTTGATCGTATCGAACGATTCCCCAAACCCGTCATCGCGGCAGTGAATGGATTCGCGCTCGGCGGCGGTTGTGAATTGGCGCTCGCCTGCCATATCCGCATCGCGGCCGAGAATGCGAAGTTCGGGCAGCCTGAGGTGAATCTTGGCATCATTCCCGGCTATGGCGGCACACAGCGGCTCGCGCGACTGATCGGCGCGGGTCGGGCCGCCGAACTACTTCTGACGGCTGCTATGATCGATGCGCAGGAGGCCTACCGCATCGGCCTCGCAAACAAGGTGGTACCGCGCGGTGAAGCGGCGGCAGCCGCGCGCGAGATGGCGGCAACCATCGCGTCGAAGGGACAGGTGGCCGTCCGCCACTGTCTCGCGGCGCTGCATGCCGTGCACGAAACGTCCCTCGCGGAGGGCCTGCGTATCGAGGCCGCGCTCTTTGGTCTGACGTGCGCGTCCGACGATTTCCGCGAAGGGACGCAGGCGTTTCTGGAAAAACGGGCCGCGACCTTCACCGGCAAATAA
- a CDS encoding DUF4835 family protein, producing MSVEMGTENLTPSQREYIAELRDKLMAYVNERRWTDVDFRGDRIPVQLTLKFLTGSDGGEFSAQAVIVSQRRTWQEGRPTNNTSLLLRVMDTKWTFTFFKGQPLYYDEFQFDELRSFVDFYMYLILGLDFDSYELMQGTPYYQKAASIAQRSQSSTRAVEWQGSSNQYSRMNFLGEIQNALYENFRSALYWYYYEGLDFLGTEKADAQKGIAKALDGIADVLARTNVRSLILTMWLESKAPDFCTVLDGYPDRKSLMNVLMQADPARAEVYRRCSF from the coding sequence ATGTCGGTAGAAATGGGCACGGAGAACCTCACGCCCTCGCAGCGCGAGTACATCGCCGAGCTCCGCGACAAGCTCATGGCGTACGTCAACGAGCGGCGGTGGACCGACGTCGATTTCCGCGGGGACCGTATACCCGTGCAGTTGACGCTGAAGTTTCTTACGGGTTCCGACGGCGGCGAGTTCAGCGCGCAGGCAGTAATCGTGAGCCAGCGCCGCACGTGGCAGGAAGGCCGTCCAACCAACAATACCAGTCTGCTGCTTCGTGTGATGGACACAAAATGGACCTTCACCTTCTTCAAGGGGCAGCCGCTGTACTACGATGAATTTCAGTTCGACGAGCTGCGCAGTTTCGTTGACTTTTACATGTACCTGATCCTCGGCCTCGATTTCGACAGCTACGAGCTGATGCAGGGCACGCCGTATTACCAGAAGGCCGCGAGCATAGCCCAGCGCTCCCAGTCGAGCACACGGGCCGTCGAGTGGCAGGGCAGTTCGAATCAGTACAGCCGCATGAATTTCCTGGGAGAGATACAGAACGCCCTGTACGAGAATTTCCGCAGCGCCCTGTACTGGTATTACTACGAGGGACTCGATTTCCTCGGCACGGAAAAAGCGGACGCACAGAAGGGCATCGCAAAGGCACTCGACGGAATCGCCGATGTGCTTGCACGCACCAACGTACGCTCGCTGATACTGACCATGTGGCTCGAATCCAAAGCGCCGGATTTTTGCACCGTTCTTGACGGGTATCCCGACCGGAAGTCGCTCATGAACGTGCTCATGCAGGCCGATCCCGCCCGCGCTGAAGTGTACCGGCGCTGCTCGTTTTAA
- the murA gene encoding UDP-N-acetylglucosamine 1-carboxyvinyltransferase, with protein sequence MDKFIIRGGNRLNGTVSISGAKNASLALMPAALLSGGVCRFENTPRLRDISTMSILLEQLGVTVRHPGTLLELDAGNVTHFEAPYELVKKMRASFYVLGPLLGRFGYAKVSYPGGCAWGPRPVDLHIKAMQRLGAHIELEQGYVIARADRLTGASISFDISSVGATGNTLMAAVLAKGGTVISNAAVEPEITQLAQFLVRMGARIDGIGTNHLEIEGVDELHPADDRNIPDRIEAGTFLVAAAAAGGEVTLTNVDATHLEAVTDKLRETGNTLDIARDRITIRSDGAPKPINVSTAIYPGFPTDMQAQWLTLMTIASGSSMVTDTIYHDRFSHVAELQRLGASIDVSGNACHVHGAAHLTGAKVMSTDLRASASLIIAGLVARGQTEVLRVYHIDRGYESIELKLRDIGADIQRIDSEEY encoded by the coding sequence ATGGACAAGTTCATCATCCGCGGCGGAAACCGTTTGAACGGGACCGTCAGCATTTCCGGGGCGAAAAACGCATCCCTCGCCCTCATGCCCGCAGCGCTTCTGAGCGGCGGCGTCTGCCGTTTCGAAAACACGCCGCGGCTGCGTGACATATCGACCATGTCGATACTGCTCGAGCAGCTTGGCGTGACTGTCCGGCATCCGGGCACACTGCTGGAGCTGGATGCCGGCAACGTGACCCACTTCGAGGCGCCCTACGAGCTGGTAAAAAAGATGCGTGCATCCTTTTATGTGCTCGGCCCGCTGCTCGGCCGTTTCGGCTACGCAAAAGTCTCGTACCCCGGCGGGTGTGCCTGGGGACCTCGCCCGGTGGATCTGCACATCAAGGCGATGCAGCGGCTCGGCGCGCACATTGAACTCGAACAGGGCTATGTCATAGCACGGGCCGACCGGCTCACGGGCGCCAGCATCTCGTTCGACATCTCGAGTGTCGGTGCCACGGGCAACACGCTCATGGCTGCCGTGCTCGCCAAGGGTGGCACGGTGATCAGCAACGCGGCAGTCGAACCCGAGATCACACAGCTCGCGCAGTTTCTCGTGCGCATGGGCGCGCGTATCGACGGCATCGGCACGAATCATCTCGAGATCGAGGGCGTCGACGAATTACATCCGGCGGATGACAGGAACATACCCGACCGCATCGAAGCCGGCACCTTCCTCGTCGCCGCCGCCGCCGCGGGCGGAGAGGTGACGCTGACCAACGTCGACGCCACACATCTCGAGGCGGTGACCGACAAGCTGCGCGAGACGGGAAACACGCTCGACATCGCCCGCGACCGCATCACCATCCGCAGCGACGGCGCGCCGAAACCGATCAATGTCTCGACGGCGATCTATCCCGGTTTCCCCACCGACATGCAGGCGCAGTGGCTCACGCTGATGACCATCGCGTCGGGATCCTCGATGGTCACCGACACAATCTACCACGACCGATTCAGTCATGTGGCGGAGTTGCAGCGCCTGGGCGCATCGATCGATGTGTCGGGCAACGCCTGCCACGTACACGGTGCCGCCCACCTGACAGGCGCTAAGGTGATGTCGACCGATCTGCGCGCGAGCGCCTCGCTCATCATCGCCGGACTCGTGGCGCGCGGGCAGACCGAGGTGCTGCGCGTGTACCACATCGACCGCGGGTATGAATCCATCGAATTAAAGCTGCGCGACATCGGCGCCGACATACAGCGCATCGACAGCGAGGAATACTAG
- a CDS encoding T9SS type A sorting domain-containing protein, translating to MTVRTFPGVPARTALPIHATFALLIWTVCASFAHAQEALPDFRNTEQGNILYKDNERWIRERFAWFMASRTYPTGRIPEGAREAAWRETQSLPVYNPPAALAKGAGAAMWTQAGPINIGGRVTGVAIHPADHNIVYFTAADGGVWKSTDGGSSFIPVADNLPTMAMGSIEIDPSDPNTVYVGTGEANGSADSYGGVGVAKSTDAGATWNMVSGNFAQHIGKIRVNRAERNIVYAATRQGLFRSVNSGVLWTKVYSGVTHDVVLHPTKPNTLFAAVQGVGVIRSVDTGATWTELSIGVAKDSVGRLALDLCWTQPDIMYCVIVNGRGTSNLKAIVKSTNGGDTWVRTSSASTPNFFSTYGWYLCDIAVHPTNPNRILSGGVGLYMSTDGGFTWTTRSGMHVDQHAIEFSISNPAVMYLGNDGGIYRSNDNGTTYTSLNDDLPITQFYELGIGLQNPNLMGGGTQDNGSKLRRKDLTNWDQATGGDGGYFVIDYSDSSYMWAEYQNGSHMRTTNGGTNWISANSGIIGSGLWVTPVAIHPTNPQVLYTASTKKLYKTTNRGAQWFQFHGNLDSASTINHIALSPKNPDLIVVGYSNGKVWKSPNAGGTWVNISTGLPSRTCEDIIFDPNDVNTFYTCFGGYATTGIFKTVDAGTTWTSISGNLPSIQKNCLEINPNNPAMLYVGTDLGVYATTDTGRTWAVLGSGMPKCVVADLELHPKSGVLLAATHGRSVFQLSVTTPVEFTSFSAVQDGRVVRLAWRTSSETNNAGYSVERLETRGGTWEEIGFVAGKGSSPSVNLYSFVDERLPALAETLVYRLRQLDTDGSHTYSHEVLVTLARADAADFSISPNYPNPFVHTTTVHVTLPVLTDTRVTVTDAAGRVVAVLHDGALRAGAHAFTLDARALESGVYFCRVEAGGRRLARAMTLLK from the coding sequence ATGACGGTCCGCACATTCCCCGGCGTTCCCGCGCGCACGGCGCTCCCGATCCACGCCACCTTCGCACTGCTGATTTGGACAGTCTGCGCTTCCTTTGCTCATGCGCAGGAGGCGCTGCCCGACTTCCGCAACACCGAGCAGGGCAACATCCTGTACAAAGACAACGAGCGCTGGATACGGGAACGTTTCGCCTGGTTCATGGCCTCGCGCACGTATCCGACAGGCCGCATCCCCGAGGGGGCGCGTGAAGCCGCCTGGCGGGAAACGCAGAGTTTGCCGGTGTACAATCCCCCCGCGGCCCTTGCGAAGGGTGCCGGAGCGGCGATGTGGACACAGGCCGGTCCCATCAACATCGGCGGGCGCGTCACCGGTGTCGCAATTCATCCGGCGGACCATAACATCGTGTATTTCACCGCCGCCGACGGCGGCGTATGGAAGAGCACCGACGGGGGCAGTTCCTTTATACCCGTCGCCGACAATCTGCCGACCATGGCGATGGGATCGATCGAGATTGATCCGTCCGATCCCAACACCGTGTACGTGGGGACGGGCGAAGCCAACGGCAGCGCCGATTCCTACGGGGGCGTCGGAGTGGCCAAATCGACCGACGCGGGCGCAACCTGGAACATGGTGAGCGGGAACTTCGCGCAGCACATCGGGAAGATCCGCGTGAACCGCGCAGAACGCAACATCGTCTATGCCGCCACGCGCCAGGGTCTCTTCCGCAGTGTCAATTCCGGCGTGTTATGGACAAAGGTGTACAGCGGCGTCACACACGACGTGGTACTGCATCCCACCAAACCCAACACCCTTTTTGCCGCGGTGCAGGGGGTGGGCGTCATCAGGAGTGTCGACACCGGCGCCACATGGACGGAGTTGTCGATCGGTGTGGCCAAGGACAGCGTCGGTCGACTGGCGCTGGACCTCTGCTGGACACAGCCCGACATCATGTACTGTGTGATCGTGAACGGCCGCGGCACCAGCAATCTCAAGGCCATCGTGAAGAGCACCAATGGCGGCGACACCTGGGTGCGCACCAGCAGCGCCTCGACACCGAACTTCTTTTCCACCTACGGCTGGTATCTCTGCGACATCGCGGTGCATCCCACAAATCCCAACCGCATCCTCAGCGGCGGCGTGGGACTGTACATGAGCACTGACGGCGGCTTCACGTGGACGACCCGTTCGGGCATGCATGTGGATCAGCACGCGATCGAGTTCTCGATCTCGAATCCTGCCGTGATGTACCTCGGAAACGACGGCGGCATCTACCGGTCCAACGACAACGGCACCACGTACACAAGTTTGAACGACGACCTGCCCATCACGCAGTTCTACGAGCTGGGAATCGGACTTCAGAATCCGAATCTCATGGGCGGCGGCACGCAGGACAACGGCTCGAAGCTCCGGCGCAAGGACCTGACCAACTGGGATCAGGCCACGGGCGGCGACGGCGGATATTTTGTGATCGACTATTCCGATTCCAGTTACATGTGGGCCGAGTATCAGAACGGCTCGCACATGCGCACCACCAACGGCGGCACCAACTGGATCAGCGCCAATTCGGGAATCATCGGAAGCGGGCTGTGGGTCACGCCGGTCGCGATTCATCCCACAAATCCGCAGGTGCTGTACACCGCATCCACGAAGAAACTCTACAAGACCACCAACCGCGGCGCGCAGTGGTTCCAGTTCCACGGTAATCTCGATTCGGCCTCGACCATCAACCACATCGCCCTGTCGCCGAAGAATCCCGATCTCATCGTCGTGGGATACAGCAACGGCAAGGTATGGAAATCGCCCAATGCCGGCGGCACCTGGGTGAACATCTCGACGGGTCTGCCCTCGCGGACATGTGAGGACATCATCTTCGATCCCAACGACGTCAACACCTTTTACACCTGTTTCGGCGGATACGCCACCACCGGCATCTTCAAGACAGTGGACGCAGGCACAACCTGGACGAGCATTTCCGGCAATCTGCCGTCGATACAGAAGAACTGCCTCGAGATCAATCCGAACAATCCCGCGATGTTGTACGTCGGGACCGATCTCGGTGTGTACGCGACCACCGACACGGGCAGGACCTGGGCGGTGCTCGGCAGCGGCATGCCGAAATGTGTCGTGGCCGATCTTGAACTGCATCCAAAAAGCGGCGTACTGCTGGCGGCGACACACGGCCGCAGCGTGTTCCAGTTGTCCGTCACGACGCCCGTCGAATTCACCTCCTTCAGCGCCGTGCAGGACGGACGCGTCGTGCGACTCGCCTGGCGCACATCCAGCGAGACGAACAATGCCGGCTACAGTGTGGAGCGGCTCGAGACACGCGGAGGCACCTGGGAGGAAATCGGGTTTGTCGCCGGCAAGGGGTCCTCGCCTTCGGTGAACCTGTATTCCTTCGTCGACGAGCGGCTTCCGGCGCTTGCTGAGACCCTCGTGTACCGCCTGCGCCAGCTCGACACCGACGGGAGCCACACGTACTCGCACGAAGTGCTGGTGACGCTTGCGCGCGCCGACGCCGCGGACTTCTCGATCTCGCCCAATTACCCGAATCCCTTCGTGCACACAACCACCGTGCATGTGACCCTGCCCGTCCTGACCGACACACGCGTGACCGTGACCGACGCGGCGGGCCGCGTCGTCGCCGTGCTGCACGACGGGGCCCTGCGCGCGGGCGCACACGCCTTCACCCTCGACGCGCGCGCGCTTGAAAGCGGCGTGTACTTCTGCCGCGTCGAAGCGGGCGGCCGCCGCCTGGCACGCGCAATGACGCTTCTCAAATAA